The Pseudanabaena galeata CCNP1313 genome includes a region encoding these proteins:
- a CDS encoding ABC transporter ATP-binding protein, which yields MITTNAIASIPEISDDSRREIVRLNNVCKFYGQDDTLVKALDDVSFVIKEGEYCAIMGASGSGKSTCMNIIGCLDSSTSGQYFLDEQDVSHMEEGDLARVRNLKIGFIFQQYHLLSQLTAMENVMLPMAYANIRPKEQKERAAAALERVAMGHRLNNRPNQMSGGQQQRVAIARAIVNNPVMLLADEPTGALDSHTTQEVMELFGELNASGITVVMVTHEADVARSSRRIIWFRDGQIIHDHLSPSDLNHVI from the coding sequence ATTACTACCAACGCGATCGCATCTATTCCCGAAATATCTGATGATTCCAGACGAGAAATCGTCCGTCTGAATAATGTCTGTAAATTCTATGGTCAAGACGATACCCTCGTAAAAGCCCTAGATGATGTTAGCTTTGTGATTAAAGAAGGCGAATATTGCGCGATTATGGGTGCTTCTGGTTCAGGCAAATCCACTTGCATGAATATTATTGGCTGTCTGGATAGCAGTACATCGGGGCAATATTTTCTGGATGAACAAGATGTCTCTCATATGGAGGAAGGCGATCTTGCGAGAGTCCGCAATCTCAAAATTGGCTTTATCTTTCAGCAATATCATCTCTTGTCACAACTCACAGCAATGGAGAATGTGATGTTACCGATGGCGTATGCCAATATTCGTCCTAAAGAACAAAAAGAACGAGCGGCGGCGGCTCTAGAACGGGTTGCCATGGGACATCGGTTAAATAATCGACCTAACCAAATGTCAGGTGGACAGCAACAAAGGGTGGCGATCGCGAGGGCGATCGTGAATAATCCTGTGATGTTGCTTGCCGATGAACCTACAGGGGCGCTAGATTCGCATACTACGCAGGAAGTAATGGAGTTATTTGGTGAGTTAAATGCGAGTGGGATTACGGTGGTGATGGTCACCCATGAAGCCGATGTTGCTAGAAGTTCGCGACGGATTATTTGGTTTCGTGATGGTCAAATTATTCATGATCATCTATCTCCCTCGGATTTGAATCATGTTATTTAA